ATCATCTGATTCATTTGGGACTGCATTCAAAAAATTTCATGGATTTACACCTTCAGAGGTAAGAAATGGAAAACCATTCAAAATAGTTTCACGAGTGCAGCTAGCACTAAGTGTAAGAGGAGGAAGAAGTATGAACATCACAATTCAAAAGAAAAATTCATTTACAGTTGCAGGTAGGAATGAACAAAATATCAATTCATCATTATGTCCGAGTGTTTGGAATAAACTATATGGAGAATATCGTCATGATGAATTAGCAAGATTGGGAGAAGGTCAAAGTGTCGGTGTTTGTTACAATGTAGAACAACCAAGTACTATTAATTACATAGCAGGGTATATCGTTACAGATGTAGATAAAGCAAAAAGTATGGGCTTAGATGTTTTGAAAGTTGAAGAAGCAGAATATGCCATTGTAGAGTTAACAGGAAGTGTTCCGGATTGCATTCATAATGGGTGGAAATATGCAATGGAAGTATTTTTTCCAGAACATGGTTATGTTCATTCAGGAAAACCTGACTTTGAATATTATTATGAAGGGGATATGGATAGCAAAGACTACAAAATGGAACTTTGGATTCCAATTGTAAAAGCATAATAAATATAAGATAGTTAGAGCAGATCTTTATGGTCTGCTTTTTTATTTTTCCAATAATTTAATAAATCTGCTAACTAAAAAGAATAGATTTTCGTTCTAATTATAAAAATTATTAAAAACTCTTGCAATCTTTTTTTTCTTATGTTACAATAATCATTGGTTTGAAAAAACTGCCTAAGACAGTAGGGGAGCTCGACTCATAAAGATCCTACCGAGGACAAAACGGATCATGTAAAAGAAACGTATTGTACTTTCGTGTCTAGGTTTGGGCGCGTTTTTCTTTTGGAAAAATTTCCCAAGCAAAATAATTACGGAGGTGAAACACTAAATGAGTGAAGCAAGTATTGCTAAAAAAGCGGAACTAGTTGATGTAGTTGCTGAAAAAATGAAAGCAGCTGCAAGTATCGTTGTTGTGGATGCTCGTGGTCTTACAGTTGAACAAGACACAGTTCTTCGTCGTAATCTTCGTGGAAGCGAAGTTGAGTATAAAGTTATTAAAAACTCAATTTTACGTCGTGCATCTGAAAAAGCTGGACTTGAAGGTCTTGCTGATGCATTTGTTGGACCATCTGCTGTTGCATTTTCAAATGAAGATGTTGTAGCACCAGCAAAAATCATCAATGATTTTACTAAAGAAGCTGATGCACTTGAAATTAAAGGTGGAGCTATTGAAGGTGCTGTTGCATCTAAAGAAGAAATCGTTGCTCTTGCAACTCTTCCAAATCGCGAAGGACTTCTATCTATGCTACTATCTGTGCTTCAAGCACCAGTTCGCAATGTTGCTCTTGCAGTCAAAGCGGTTGCAGACAACAAAGAAGAAGCAGCTTAATTTTAAGTTGCGCGTAGCCTATGCTACAAACTAATAATAAATAACGAAAACATATTTGGAGGAAATAACAATGGCATTGAACATTGAAAATATTATTGCTGAAATTAAAGAAGCTTCAATCCTTGAATTGAACGACCTTGTAAAAGCTATCGAAGAAGAATTTGGTGTAACTGCAGCTGCTCCTGTAGCTGTAGCTGCTGCTGGTGCTGGTGAAGCTGCCGCTGCAAAAGATTCATTTGACGTTGAATTGACTGCAGCAGGCGACAAGAAAGTCGGCGTTATCAAAGCTGTTCGTGAAATCACAGGTCTTGGTCTTAAAGAAGCTAAAGAACTTGTTGACGGAGCACCAACTGTTGTTAAAGAAGGCGTTGCAACTGCAGAAGCTGAAGAAATCAAAACTAAATTGGAAGAAGCTGGAGCTTCAGTTACTCTTAAATAAGAAGCACATAGCAATTTGAGAGCGGAATCCCGATTTACCAGTCTTTGATTGCGATAAGCAAATGAAAAAAAACAGGTTAAATCATTTGATTCCCTGCTAAACATCCCTGTCAAAATTTATTTGGCAGGGATTTTTGTTTTTTTAAAGAATTATTTATCTCAAGTGAGAACTGTTTTCATAATTCTCGCTTTTTTGTATTTAAGGAGGAAGCATGTAGAAGGAAATACAATTGTCATGTTACATCGTGATTTTCTATCTAGTCCGACAAAAGGGATACTAAACTTATAAGGAACTCAAAGAACATTACGAGGAAGCGACTGGGGGACTCTTCTCGAAGAGAGAAATCACTAGTCAACTAGAAATCGCCCTCCAAGAGCAACATGGAGTGGACTTTGAATACCCTGAAAAAGAAGATTATCTGGAATTGGTTCAAAAATTAGAAGAGTTTGATTCCAAGGACGCAGTCTTTTATCGTAGCATGGTAGAGTGGTAGGAGGGTTATGACAGATTTTCTGATTCTTCCTCTTATCCTCATGGTGGTGGGCATGATTGCCTTGATTCTCTGGAAGCTCTTAATCCTAGACAGTGGTGTGTTTTTTATAGGACTGGCTTGTGCTATTC
This Streptococcus anginosus DNA region includes the following protein-coding sequences:
- a CDS encoding AraC family transcriptional regulator, whose amino-acid sequence is MQIIQFFNETINYIESVLDSEIDEDKITHLSTYSYPMFSRLFSILTDTTLSEYIRSRRLTEAAVLLRDTNIKVIDIAMKYGYESSDSFGTAFKKFHGFTPSEVRNGKPFKIVSRVQLALSVRGGRSMNITIQKKNSFTVAGRNEQNINSSLCPSVWNKLYGEYRHDELARLGEGQSVGVCYNVEQPSTINYIAGYIVTDVDKAKSMGLDVLKVEEAEYAIVELTGSVPDCIHNGWKYAMEVFFPEHGYVHSGKPDFEYYYEGDMDSKDYKMELWIPIVKA
- a CDS encoding DUF5966 family protein translates to MTDFLILPLILMVVGMIALILWKLLILDSGVFFIGLACAILFTEVYGFYLLFTEPELYTADLTQNGFLSFT
- the rplL gene encoding 50S ribosomal protein L7/L12: MALNIENIIAEIKEASILELNDLVKAIEEEFGVTAAAPVAVAAAGAGEAAAAKDSFDVELTAAGDKKVGVIKAVREITGLGLKEAKELVDGAPTVVKEGVATAEAEEIKTKLEEAGASVTLK
- the rplJ gene encoding 50S ribosomal protein L10 — protein: MSEASIAKKAELVDVVAEKMKAAASIVVVDARGLTVEQDTVLRRNLRGSEVEYKVIKNSILRRASEKAGLEGLADAFVGPSAVAFSNEDVVAPAKIINDFTKEADALEIKGGAIEGAVASKEEIVALATLPNREGLLSMLLSVLQAPVRNVALAVKAVADNKEEAA